Part of the bacterium genome is shown below.
AGGATCCCGTCGAGGTGGTCGTACTCGTGCTGGATGCAGACGGCGCGGAGTCCCTCGGCGTGCTCCTCGATCGGGTTGCCGTCGAGGTCGGTTCCGCGGAGCGTGATCGTCGCGTCGCGCTCGACCGTCGCCTGGTAGTCCGGGACCGAGAGGCAGCCCTCTTCCCAGGTAATCTTGCCGGCGCGGTCGCTGATCACCGGGTTGATCACGACGGTCGGGCTCCGGTCGTTGCCGTCGTCGGTCCAGTCGGTATCGATCACGAACATGCGGACCGAGGCGCCGACCTGGGGGGCGGCGAGACCGATCCCGGGCTCGTCGTACATCACGTCGATCATGTCGCGGGCCAGCTCGCGGATCTCGTCGGTCACTTCGGTGATCGGCTCGGAGACCTTCTTGAGGCGCGGGTCGGGAAACTGGACGACTTCTCGGAGGGCCATGGGTCGCTCGTGTGGGTCCTGTGGAAAGAGGGGGACGGGCGGCGCGGCGGGTCGCCCGTAGCCTATCGGCCGTTCCGGGAAAGGCGCGGAAACGGGCGCGGAGAGGGCGCTCGCGGATCGGCTGCCTGGCCGCAACTCCGCGGTTCCGCTGCGAAAACGGCGGCTTTATAGCATGTTGACGGGACGCGCGTCGAGGGCCATCTGGACCTCCCGCGGCAGTCCGCGCCCGGCCGCGAGGGCGGCCTTCGAGGCGAGCCGGAGAGCCTCCTCGTCGTCGCCCTTCAGCAGGCACATGAAGCGGTACCGGCCCCGTAGTCGCGCGATCGGCGCGGGGGAGGGGCCGAGCACTTCGAGGCGGATGCCGTCGCGGAGGACCGCCCGCGCCGCGTTCGCGACGGCTTCGATTCCCTGCCGTGCGTGCTCCTCCTCCTCGGCGTGCACGAGGATCCGTGACAGGCGACCGAAGGGCGGGTAGCCGAGGGCTTCGCGGTGGCTGATCTCCTCGCGATAGAAGCCTTCGAAGTCGTGACTGCCGACCGGGGCGAGGGCGTAGTGGTCCGGCACGAAGGTCTGGACCACGACGCGGCCGGGCCGGTTCGCGCGGCCGGCGCGGCCGGCGACCTGGGTCAAGAGCTGGAACGTGCGTTCGGCGGCCCGGAAATCCGGCAGATGGAGCCCGATGTCGGCGGCGACCACCCCGACGAGCTGGACGCCGGGGAAGTCGTGTCCCTTGGCGACCATCTGGGTCCCGATCACGATGTCGACCGCTTCGTCCTTGAGGGCCCCGAGCACGGACTCGGTATGCCCGCGCTTCTGCGCGACGTCGCGATCGAGGCGCATCGTGCGCGCACTCGGAAAGACCGTCTGGACGTCCTCCTCGAGCCGCTCGGTGCCGACGCCGAGCAGCGCCGTCTCCGGGTCGCCGCATCCGTTGCAGTTGTCGGGGACTTCGCGTTCGAGGTCGCAGTAGTGACACTTGAGCTTGTAGTCCGCGGCGTGGAACACGAGGGCGACGTCGCAGTCGTCGCAGCGCTCCGCGTGGCCGCACTGGAAGCAGAAGATCCGCGTCGAGAAGCCGCGCCGGTTCAGGAAGAGGATCGTCTGGCCTCCGTCGGCCATCGTCTGCTCGATCGCCGCGCGCATCGGCCGCGACAGGATCAGCTTCCTTCCGCGCGGGTTCTTGTCCTTCTCCTTGCCGAGGTCGACGATCTCGACCGCCGGGAGCGGGCGTCCGCCGACGCGGCGGGGAAGCGAGAGGCGCTTGATGCGTCCGGTCTCGGCCTGATGGCGCGTCTCGAGGGCGGGGGTCGCGGAGCCCAGGATCAGCGGACAGCCCGCCTGCGCCGCTCGCCGCGCCGCGACGTCCGCGGCGTGGTATCGGAAGCCCTCTTCGTTCTTGTACGCGCCGTCGTGCTCCTCGTCGATCACGATCAGGCCGAGGTCCTCGAGCGGGGCGAAGAGGGCGCTGCGGGCGCCGACGGCGATCCGCGTGTCTCCGGTTCGCAGGCGCTCCCATTGGGCGAGCCGATCCCCGGGCTTGAGGCCGCTGTGGAGGACCGCGACCTCGTCTCCGAATCGCGCGCGGACCCGCGCCACGAGCTGATGGGTCAGCGTGATCTCCGGAACGAGGACCAGCGCCTGGCGCCCCGCCTCGAGGGCTTCGGCGATCGCGCGCAGGTAGACCTCGGTCTTGCCGCTGCCGGTCACGCCGTGGAGCAGGAAGGTCTCGGCGACCTGGCGCTTGATCGCGTCGCGGAGGGGGACGAGGGCGTCTCGCTGGTCCTCCGTGAGCGTGACCGGACCGTCGCCGTCGAGGATCGACTCCGCCGCGATCAGCCGGGGTCGTTCGGAGAACGCGACGAGCCCGCGCTTCTCGAGGTTCCGGAGCAGCGCGCCGACGTTGGGATCCTCCGCCGTGAGCCGCCGGGTCGGGACACCCTCCTTTTCCTCCGCGATCCGCCGAAGCAGGGCCGCCTGCTTCTTCGCCCGGCCCAGGACCTGCATCGCGGCGTGCTCGACGTCGACGTCGAGGGCGATCCGCGCGATCCGTTCGGTGGGGACCCGGGCCTTCGCGCGGCGGACTTCGACCCGTCGCTCGACGAGGCCGTCCCGGGCGAGCGCGGCGAGGCGGGTCTCGACGTCGATCCGGGGGAGCGCCTTTCCGAGGGCCTTTTCGAGCGAATGGGCCGTCTGCGTCCGCATCGCGAGCTGTTCGAGGAGCGGCCGCGCCTCGTCTGCCAGGGCGCCCTGGGCGAGGGCGCGCTCGCCACGCGGGGTCAGCGCCCAGGGGCGCGAGAGGCGGGGCGTCGATCCGGGCGGCAGCGCGTGCGCGAGGGCGAGGCCGATCGGGCAGAAGATGTCCCGCGCCGCCTCGGCCAGGAGCTTCATCATGGGCAGGCCGACGACCGGCTCCTCGTCGACGACGCCCGCGATCTCGGCGAGCTCCCGCGGTCCGCCCGCGGAGGCCTCGTCCTCTTCGGTCGACCAGTCGCCGGGAACGACCAGGCCGACCAGCGGCGTGCCCCCGAACTGGACGCGTACGCGCGTACCCGGCTCGACGGGGCGGGCATGGGCCCGCGGTACCCGGTAGTCGAAGAGGCGGTCGAGGGGGACGGGCAGCGCCACGCGCACGATGCCCTCGTTCGTGGCATCGTCCGAGCCCGCAGGCGGGAGGCCGTCGAAGAGGGGGGCGGACATGGCGCAATCGTATGGTGGGCGCAGTCCCGAGGAAAGCCCGCGGACCGATCGTCGGCGCGGACGCAGGGAAAGGCCGCGGATCCGCGTGGACGACGAGGGCGACACCCGGAGCCTCGTCGTCGACGAGACCTTCGCCTCGTTCTATCGCCCGGGCGAGATCGTGACCCACTGCGTCTGGGACGCGATCGCGGCCCCGATCCTCTGGCTCCCGCCGAAGCGCCGACGGCGGATCCTGGTCCTCGGCCTCGGCGGTGGCTCGGTCGCGCGGATCGCACGCGCGCTCGCACCCGAGGCGGAGATCGTCGGCGTCGAGTTCGAGCCCGAGGTCGTCCGGCTGGCGCGGCGCCATCTCGACCTCGACGAGATCGGCCTCCGGGTCGAGGTCGCCGATGCGCGCACCTGGGTCGAGGCCGAGTCCGAGCGCGCCCCCCGCTACGACGCGATTCTCGAAGACGTCTTCGTCGGGTCCGGGGACGACGTCCACAAGCCCGACTGGATCCCGGAGCCGATGCACGCCCAGGCCTTCGGAATGCTCGCGCCGGGGGGCGTCTTCGTCAGCAATACGCTCGACGAGCACGCGCGGGTCGCGAAGTCGATGCGCGCGCACTTCGAGGGGCTCGTCGCGATCGAAACCGAGGACTACGACAACCGGGTGCTGGCGGCGGGTGGACCGGGACTGTCGGGGGCCGCGCTCCGGGAGCGCGTCGCGGCGTCCGACGTGCTCGCCCCGAGCCTCGAGGTGCTGTCGTTCAGGACCCGGCGGGCGTCCTGAGGTGGCGCGGTCGAGCGGCGACTAGGCCTCGCGTCGGCGACGCACCGCGTTGCCACACACGACGGCCCCCAGCCCGAAGAGCAGCGCCGCGGAAGGCTCCGGAACCGGCTCGGCCGCGTCGACGGTGAAGAGCCAGTCACTCGCGTAGAGGTGCTGGTTCAGGCCGCCGGGCGCGTTCGAGTGGTTCACCCAGCCGTAGCAGGAGCGATCGGCACCGCGGTGCTCGTCGACGCAACGGAACGTGTATCCGTGGCGGCCCGCGAAATCGACCAGGTCGTAGGTCCGCCCGGTCAGGCCGTCGGTGATCGTGCCGCTCGAGAGGCCGTACGTGTAGAGCGCCGCGTGATCCGAATCGCTCGGGGCGGGATTCACCTGGAGGCGGTTCTGCGCCTCCTGATCCACGACGTTGCGGTAGGTGAAGTCGATCGTGAAGACTCGCGCGTGCTCGTAGACCGATCCAGCGTCGAGACCGCCCCAGCTCTGGCCGGAGATCTGGATCGTGTTCGCGTCTTCGTCCCAGAAGAGGTTCATGTCGCTCCGGGCGTGATCGAAGTCGAAGGTGTAGACGTCGCTCGAGTCGCCCGTCAGCAGGCCATCGAGGCGCAGGCCGTAGGCCGGAGGAGCCTGGTTCCCGCCCGGGTGGCTGCTGAGGCCGAGCCAGACCCCCGACTCGATCGGCCCCGCGAGGGCGGCGGAGGGAAATAGCAGAACGAAGAGGAGGGGGATGAGGCGCTTCACGACGGTCTCCGCGGTGGGGATGGGGTATGCGCCCTTTGTACATGGAATGTGGGGTTTGGGACGCATCAAACCGTAGCGTCGAATAGTGTTTGCCGATGATCTGCCGCCGGGTGGAGTGATCCGTGTCGGGCCGTGCCCAGGCGACGTGGGCGCGGCGTGTGAAGATCTGTATCTCTTCGAATTCGCATGGGAATCCTGGGCTAAAGTCGAGTGTGCGCACGCCCGATACTTGAATTAATCGAACGTTCGATTAATTTGGGTCCGCCATGTCCTCTTCGTCGCAGGCTGAAGGCTCCTCGCAAGCTGAAGGCTCCTCCCCTCACCCTGAAGGCTCGCCTCTGCGACGCCCCGGACGCCCCCGCCAGGAATCCGGCGACGGCGGTGACGTTCGCGATCGGCTGCTCGACGCGGCGGTGGAGATCGCGGTCGAGCAGGGCTTCGAGACCGCGGGCCTGCGCGAGATCGCACGGCGTGCCCAAGTCAGTCCGGGGATGATCTCGTACTACTTCGGTGATCGGCAGGGCCTCTACAGGGCGATGTTCGAACGTGTCTTCGCGCGGGTCCGGGAGAAAGTCGACGCCGTCCTCGACGCGCCGGATCGGACGAGCGAAGACCGCGTGGCAGACCTCGTGCGGATCCAGATCACTTCGATCGCGGCCGACCCGTGGCTGCCCATCGTGGTGATGCGCGAGATGCTCTCGCGGCAGGACTCCCCGATCCGCGACTTCATCGGCGAGTTCATCGCGAAGGGCCCGATCGCGATGATGATCGAGCGGCTCGAGCAGGCCCAGCGCGATGGCGCGATCTCGAAGGACTACGACCCGAGGATGCTGGCGATGACGATCGGCAGTCTGTCCGGCTTTCCCTTTCTCATGCTCCCGATCGTGGGACCGCATCTCGGTCTCGAGCTCGACGGCGACTTTCCCGAACGTCTGATCGAGCACAACCAGAAGATTCTTTCCGAAGCACTCCGCGCCCGAACGGAGAACGCCTCATGAACCCGATCTCGACTGCGAACGACGTCCGCCGTCGTCTCGAGAGATCCGTCGTCCTCGCACTCGCGGCGGGGTGTCTCGCCGTCTTCGCGCTGGCGTGCAACGACGGCGCCGCGACGACGCGCGGGGAGCCGGAATCCGTCGCTCCGCTCCCCGAGGCGCGGCTCCGCGTCCGGATTGATCCCGTCCGTCTCGACGCGCTCCCGACCGAAGACCGGATCACCGCGACCGTCCGCGCCTTCCACCGCGCGACGATCACGGCCGAGACCCAGGGCCGCGTCCTCGAGCGCGTCGTGGAGCCCGGGACCGAGGTCGAGGCCGATGGCGCGATCCTTCGGCTCGAGGACTCGCGAATGGTGCTCGAGCTTCGTCGGGCCGAAGCGCAGCTCTCGGCGGCGCGGACCGTCCTCGCCCACGCGAAGCGCGAGTTCGCCCGCGGCGACCGTCTCCGGAAGCAGAACGCGATCAGCACCCAGCAGCACGACGACCTCGAGCACGCAGTCGATCGCGCCCGAGACGAACGCGCCCTCGCCGAGGTCGCTCGCGACACGGCGAAGCGGAATCTCGCGGACACGCGGATCACGGCGCCCTTCGCGGGCACCGTCGATTCGATCGCCGTCGACGTCGGGGACTTCGTCTCCGCCGGAACCCCGGTCGCGGTCCTCGTCGATCTCGCCCGCGTCCGGATCATGGGCAGCGTGACCGCCGGCGAGGCCGCGCGCCTCGTGCCGGGCACGACGGCGCGGGTGACCTTCCGCGATCTCGGCGGCGAGATCTTCGAGGCGAAGCTCGAGAGCGTCGCCCGCGTGGCCTCGTCGAAGGACGGGACCTACGCGATCGAGCTCCACATGGACGACCCGAGCGGTCGCCTCCGGGACGGCCTCGTCGCTACGGTCGAGCTTCCGGACGCCGATGCCTCGCCGCGTCTGCTCACCAAGCGTGCCTCGCTCCTCCGGCGGAGCGGCCATCCCGAGGTCTTCGTGATCGAAGGGGAGGGCGACGCCGCCGTGGCCCGGAGCCGTCGAGTGCGAACGGGACGCAGTGCGGGGGAGTGGATCGAGGTCCTCGACGGATTGAACGAGGGCGAACGCGTGGTCTGGGACGGCCACTTCGCGCTCGGCGACGGGATCGCCGTCGTGATCGACGGGGAGGGCTAGACGATGGAACGTCTGATCCGCTTCTTCGTCGAGCGCCATCTCCTCGTCAACACGATCACGCTCGCCGTCGTCCTGCTCGGTCTGCTCGCGATGCTGCGAACGAACGTCGAGGGCTTCCCGGAAGCCACGATGCCGATGTTCATGGTGACGGGGACCCTGCCCGGCGCCGCGGCCCAGGACGTCGAGACCAAGGTCACGATTCCGATCGAGGACGAGCTCCGGGAGGTCGACGGCCTCGAGAGCTTCACCACGATCATCACCGACAACCGCTCGGTCACGACGGTCAAGCTCGACGACGACACCCCGGACGAAGACATCTTCAAGAAGGAGCGGGAGATCCGGAACGCCATCGAGGCGATCAACGACTTCCCGCCGGACATGCGCGACGACCCGTCGGTCTTCGTGATGGACCCGTCGAAGATGCCGGTCCTCGAGGTCGCCGTCGCCGGCGAGCAGGGCGTCCTGCCGGAAGCGGCGCGACACCTGAAGCGGACGCTGATGCGCCTCGAAGGCGTGGGCGAGGTCATCGAGGTCGGTCTGCCGGATCCGGAGATCCGGGTGCTCGTCGATCCCTCCGCTGCGCGCGCCCATGGCGTGACCATCCTCGACGTCACCCGCGCGGTCGAGCGGCGCAACGTGTCGGATACCGGCGGCGTCCTCGAGAGCGCCGGCGACCGGCGCCAGGTCGTGATGTGGGGACGCTACGAGGACGCGTCCGAGGTCGGCGAGACGATCCTCCGCTTCGACGAGGGAGGCCCGCTCCGCGTGCGCGACGTGGCGCGAATCGAGGTCGGACGAGAGGACGTGGGCCTGATCGCGGGCACGAACGGGCGACCGGGTCTCTCGCTCGTCGCGGTCAAGAAGTCCGATGCGGACATGATCGACACGCGAAACGCGATCGCCGCGGCCCTCGAGACGATCGAGCTTCCGCCCGGCGTCACGACGACGATCGTGAACGACGCCTCCTACGAGATGTCCAACCGGCTCCGGGTCATCGCGAGCAACGGCATCATGGGCATCGCGCTCGTCGCCGGAATCGTCTTCCTCTTCCTGGCGCCGTCGGCCGCGGTCTGGGTCTGCGTGGGCGTTCCGCTCGTGATCCTCGGCGTGATCGCACTGATCCCGGAGGTGGGGCTCACCATCAACTTCGTGTCGACGATGGCCTTCGTGATCGTGCTGGGGATGCTCGTCGACGACGCCGTCGTCGTCGCGGAGAAGATCCTGCTGCGCCGACAGGAGGGCCTGAAGCCCACGGAAGCCGCGATCTCCGGCACGATGGCCGTGGCGCGTCCCGTGATCGCGTCGGCCGCGACGACGCTCCTCGCGTTCCTGCCGATGCTCGCGATCGGCGGCATGCCGTCGAAGCTGATCTGGCAGGTCCCGGTCGTCGTCAGCCTGGCGCTCGCACTCTCGCTCCTCGAGAGCTTCCTGATCCTGCCGCCCCACATGTCGATGGTCCGTTCGGACGCAATGCCGCGACCGAAGCGGAAGTTCATGCTCGATCTCGAAGAGCGGTACCGCCGCGCGCTCCACGACGTCCTCCCCAGGCGCGGGCGCGTGGTCGCGGTCTTCAGCGCGATCTTCCTCTTCATCGCCCTGGTCATCGCCCCGCGAATGCAGTTCGAGTTCTTCCCCCAGGAGTCGGCGCCGGGCTTTTCGCTCAAGGTGCGGATGCCGGCGGGTACGCCGATCGAGCAGACCGAGGCCGTGTCGGACATGATCCTCGCGCAGATCCCGCCGCTCATGGGCGAGGACCTGATCGCGATCACGTCGCGGGTCGGTCACATGGAATCGGAAGGCTTCGACCGGGAGTACGGATCCTCGGAGAACGAGGCGGTGCTCTCGATGCATCTCGACCTCGACAAGAAGCGGATGACCGCGGCCCAGTGGATGGCGGAGCTCGAGCCGCACGTGCGGGCGCCCATCGAAGCCGAGCTCATCTACGAGGCGAAGGTGGATGGCCCGCCCGGACTCGAGCCGGTGAGCGTCTTCGTCAAGGCGAACGACGACGCCGTCCGCCGGCAGACGGCGCTCGCCCTCGTCGAGTTCCTGGAAGGGCTCGGCGGCGTCACGAACCTCTCGGTCGACGAGAAGCTCGGCATGCGCCAGATCGATCTGAACCCCGATCCCGAGCGTCTCGCGCGCAACGGACTCGACGCCCACGACCTGGGGCTCACGCTCAAGGCCGCCTACTACGGACTGATCGCTTCCGAGATTCGTGATCTCGAGGAGTCGACGGACATCCGTGTCGCCTTCGAGCCGTCGTCGCGCCGCTCGATCGACGCGCTGCTCGACACCCAGGTGCGCAACTCCCGGGGCGAGCTCGTGCTGCTGCGTGACGTCGTCGACCCGATCGAGATCCCCGCGGTCGCGCGGATCCAGCACCGCGACGGCCTGCGCGCCGTCTCGGTCACCGGCGGGATCGACCCGAACGCGGGCGTCACGGCGACGACGATCGCCGAAGCGATCGAGACGGAGTTCCTGCCCCGCTACGCCGGGCGCAGCGACATCGAGCTCGAGATTTCCGGCGAAGTCGTCCAGTCGCGCCGCGCGGTGGGCGACCTGGGCTTCGTCGCGATCGCGGTCTTCCTCGGGATCGGCGCGGTCATCGCGATCATGCTCGGCTCGTTCCTCGAAGCCTTCTTCGTGATCGCGGTGGTTCCCTTCGCGGCGATGTCCGTGATCCTGACGTTCTGGGCCCACGGCATGCACTTCTCGCTGCTGCCGCTGATCGGTACGATCGGTCTCTCCGGTGTCGTCGTGAACGCATCGATCGTGATGGTCGACTCCGTCCACCAGGCGCAACACAGGCTCGACCGGAGCGCCTCCGAGGAGGAGCGCTTCGACGTGGTGGTCGAGGCGTTCGTGACGCGACTGCGGCCGGTGCTCGTGACGAGCCTGTCGACCTTCGGCGGCGTCCTGCCCACGGCCTACGGGTTCGGCGGCTACGACGCGGTCATGTCGCCTATGTCGCTCGCTCTCGGGTGGGGACTCGCATTGACCTCCGGCGTCACGCTCTTCCTCGTGCCTGCGCTCTACGTCTCTGCGAACGACATCAACCGCCAGATCGACGTCTGGCGCCGCGGGCGAAGGCCCGAGCTCGGGGTGGCCGAGGCGGCGGAGCTCGGGGGCGACGGTCCGGAGGAGGCGGCCGCATGAGTTCGTCGAGGGACGAGTCGATCGGGCGGCCGCCGAGGATCGAGCCGGACCCGATGCCCGAGGGCGCGCCGCGCATCCTCGGCACCGTGAAACGTCACCCGCACCTGCTCGAGCCGATGCTCGGCTTCTCGTCGGCCCTCGCGGCCGGGGCGCTCCCGCGGCGCGCGTCCGAGATCCTCGCGCTGCGGGCCGCCTGGAACTGCCGTTCGGCCTTCGAGTGGGCGCATCACACGCGGTACGGACTCGATGCGGGGCTGTCCCAGGAAGAGATCGATCGCCTGGCCGGCGGCGATCCGGACGTGGGCTGGGACGAAGGCGACGCTGCGCTCGTGCGCGCCGCGGACGAGCTCCATGCGGGGCAGGACGTGGCCGACGCGACCTGGGCGCGGCTGGCGCAGGACTGGGACGAGGGGCAGCTCGTCGAGATCCCCTTCGTGGTCGGCCAGTACACGATGCTCTCGATGGTGGCGAAGGCGACGGGCGTCCCGGTCGATCCCGTCCAGCCCCGGTTTCCCGGCGAAGACTGAGCGCGAACCTTCCTGCGCCCGGCCTGCCGCTCGCGTGCTCGATGGAACGCGGCGGACCTGCTCGATCGGACGCCCCATTTCCGGGGCCGCGCGTCAAGCACGGCTCGAGGGGGGCGATGAGCAGGAGAGCGTGTGCGACGGGCGCGCACGGAGAAGCGTTCGACCGGGGAGGGCGCGGTGGACATCGGATTCGTCGCGAGCGTGCTCGGGGCCGTGGAGCCGGTCGGCGCTCCGGGGACGCCGCCGTCGGTCCGAGAGCGCGGTTCCGCCCGTCCCGGGGCCGTGGGCGAAGCGGAGGCCACCTCTTCGGCATTCGGTCCGGGCGTCGCGGTCTCGCTCTCCGCGGAGGCGCAGTCCCTCGTCGGCCCGGGCGCTCCGGCGAAGTCGTCCTCCGGTGACGGGTCCCGAGCGGACGCCGAGGCGCGGAAGGAGCTCGCAGCGGAAGCCGGGCCCCGGGGCGGATCCGGCCGTCCCGGCGAGCTGACCGACGACGAGCAGGAAGAGGTCACGCGGCTCGAGCAGCGCGACGCCGAGGTCCGCGCCCACGAGAACGCCCACAAGGCCGCGGCGGGACAGCACGCGCGGGGCGGTCCGACCTATGAGTTCGAGCGCGGGCCGGACGGCCGGCGCTATGCGGTCGGTGGTGAGGTCCAGATCGACACGTCGCCGGTCCCGAACGATCCGGACGCGACGATCCTCAAGATGCGCCAGGTGCGCCGGGCCGCCCTCGCGCCGGCGGAGCCGTCGCCGCAGGATCGCCGGGTCGCCTCCGAAGCCTCCCAGCAGGAGTCGGCGGCGAGGCGCGAGAAGCTCGCGCAGCAGCAGGCAGAGGGCGGCGCCCGCAAGTCGGACGCCTACTCGCGCGCTTCGGAGCGCCCGCTGGGCGGCGTGCTCGACCTGACCGCCTAGCGCGCCCGCAGGATCGACCGAGGGCCGATCAGCCGCCCATCTTCTTGAGGTCGGCCAGGACGCCCTTGGCGACCGCCTTGAGCGTCTCGAAGACGCCTTCGCCGGTCGTCGCGCAGGCCTCGAACTCGGGGGCGCCCATCGGGTTCAGGAGCCGCTGGAGCTCTTCGAGGGGCGCCGCGTTCGGGAGGTCGCGCTTGTTGTACTGGATGACGTAGGGAACCTTGTCGAGCTCGTAGCCCTGCTCCTTCAGGTTCACCTTGAGATTGTCGAGGCTCTCGAGGTTCGCCTCCATCCGCTCGACCTGGCTGTCGGCGACGAAGACGACGCCGTCGACGCCCTTCAGGATCAGCTTGCGGCTCGCGTCGTAGAAGACCTGACCCGGGACCGTGTAGAGGTGGAAGCGGGTCTTGAAGCCGCGGATCTCACCGAGGGCGAGGGGCAGGAAGTCGAAGAAGAGCGTGCGCTCGGTCTCGGTCGCGAGGGAGATCATCTTGCCCTTCACGTCCGGATTCGTCTTCTGATAGATGTGCTGCAGGTTCGTCGTCTTTCCACACAGGCCGGGGCCGTAGTAGACGATCTTGCAGTTGATCTCTCTCGAGCTGTAGTTGATGAACGACATGGGGTGGTGTCCGTGTTAGGCGGTCGAGAGTTCAGTCGCTATCGCGCCGGCGGCGCACGACTGAGCCTTCGGCTCAGTCGTTGAACAAGTTGTC
Proteins encoded:
- a CDS encoding carboxymuconolactone decarboxylase family protein; the protein is MSSSRDESIGRPPRIEPDPMPEGAPRILGTVKRHPHLLEPMLGFSSALAAGALPRRASEILALRAAWNCRSAFEWAHHTRYGLDAGLSQEEIDRLAGGDPDVGWDEGDAALVRAADELHAGQDVADATWARLAQDWDEGQLVEIPFVVGQYTMLSMVAKATGVPVDPVQPRFPGED
- a CDS encoding fused MFS/spermidine synthase, with translation MDDEGDTRSLVVDETFASFYRPGEIVTHCVWDAIAAPILWLPPKRRRRILVLGLGGGSVARIARALAPEAEIVGVEFEPEVVRLARRHLDLDEIGLRVEVADARTWVEAESERAPRYDAILEDVFVGSGDDVHKPDWIPEPMHAQAFGMLAPGGVFVSNTLDEHARVAKSMRAHFEGLVAIETEDYDNRVLAAGGPGLSGAALRERVAASDVLAPSLEVLSFRTRRAS
- a CDS encoding efflux RND transporter permease subunit gives rise to the protein MERLIRFFVERHLLVNTITLAVVLLGLLAMLRTNVEGFPEATMPMFMVTGTLPGAAAQDVETKVTIPIEDELREVDGLESFTTIITDNRSVTTVKLDDDTPDEDIFKKEREIRNAIEAINDFPPDMRDDPSVFVMDPSKMPVLEVAVAGEQGVLPEAARHLKRTLMRLEGVGEVIEVGLPDPEIRVLVDPSAARAHGVTILDVTRAVERRNVSDTGGVLESAGDRRQVVMWGRYEDASEVGETILRFDEGGPLRVRDVARIEVGREDVGLIAGTNGRPGLSLVAVKKSDADMIDTRNAIAAALETIELPPGVTTTIVNDASYEMSNRLRVIASNGIMGIALVAGIVFLFLAPSAAVWVCVGVPLVILGVIALIPEVGLTINFVSTMAFVIVLGMLVDDAVVVAEKILLRRQEGLKPTEAAISGTMAVARPVIASAATTLLAFLPMLAIGGMPSKLIWQVPVVVSLALALSLLESFLILPPHMSMVRSDAMPRPKRKFMLDLEERYRRALHDVLPRRGRVVAVFSAIFLFIALVIAPRMQFEFFPQESAPGFSLKVRMPAGTPIEQTEAVSDMILAQIPPLMGEDLIAITSRVGHMESEGFDREYGSSENEAVLSMHLDLDKKRMTAAQWMAELEPHVRAPIEAELIYEAKVDGPPGLEPVSVFVKANDDAVRRQTALALVEFLEGLGGVTNLSVDEKLGMRQIDLNPDPERLARNGLDAHDLGLTLKAAYYGLIASEIRDLEESTDIRVAFEPSSRRSIDALLDTQVRNSRGELVLLRDVVDPIEIPAVARIQHRDGLRAVSVTGGIDPNAGVTATTIAEAIETEFLPRYAGRSDIELEISGEVVQSRRAVGDLGFVAIAVFLGIGAVIAIMLGSFLEAFFVIAVVPFAAMSVILTFWAHGMHFSLLPLIGTIGLSGVVVNASIVMVDSVHQAQHRLDRSASEEERFDVVVEAFVTRLRPVLVTSLSTFGGVLPTAYGFGGYDAVMSPMSLALGWGLALTSGVTLFLVPALYVSANDINRQIDVWRRGRRPELGVAEAAELGGDGPEEAAA
- a CDS encoding TetR/AcrR family transcriptional regulator; the encoded protein is MSSSSQAEGSSQAEGSSPHPEGSPLRRPGRPRQESGDGGDVRDRLLDAAVEIAVEQGFETAGLREIARRAQVSPGMISYYFGDRQGLYRAMFERVFARVREKVDAVLDAPDRTSEDRVADLVRIQITSIAADPWLPIVVMREMLSRQDSPIRDFIGEFIAKGPIAMMIERLEQAQRDGAISKDYDPRMLAMTIGSLSGFPFLMLPIVGPHLGLELDGDFPERLIEHNQKILSEALRARTENAS
- the priA gene encoding primosomal protein N', whose translation is MSAPLFDGLPPAGSDDATNEGIVRVALPVPLDRLFDYRVPRAHARPVEPGTRVRVQFGGTPLVGLVVPGDWSTEEDEASAGGPRELAEIAGVVDEEPVVGLPMMKLLAEAARDIFCPIGLALAHALPPGSTPRLSRPWALTPRGERALAQGALADEARPLLEQLAMRTQTAHSLEKALGKALPRIDVETRLAALARDGLVERRVEVRRAKARVPTERIARIALDVDVEHAAMQVLGRAKKQAALLRRIAEEKEGVPTRRLTAEDPNVGALLRNLEKRGLVAFSERPRLIAAESILDGDGPVTLTEDQRDALVPLRDAIKRQVAETFLLHGVTGSGKTEVYLRAIAEALEAGRQALVLVPEITLTHQLVARVRARFGDEVAVLHSGLKPGDRLAQWERLRTGDTRIAVGARSALFAPLEDLGLIVIDEEHDGAYKNEEGFRYHAADVAARRAAQAGCPLILGSATPALETRHQAETGRIKRLSLPRRVGGRPLPAVEIVDLGKEKDKNPRGRKLILSRPMRAAIEQTMADGGQTILFLNRRGFSTRIFCFQCGHAERCDDCDVALVFHAADYKLKCHYCDLEREVPDNCNGCGDPETALLGVGTERLEEDVQTVFPSARTMRLDRDVAQKRGHTESVLGALKDEAVDIVIGTQMVAKGHDFPGVQLVGVVAADIGLHLPDFRAAERTFQLLTQVAGRAGRANRPGRVVVQTFVPDHYALAPVGSHDFEGFYREEISHREALGYPPFGRLSRILVHAEEEEHARQGIEAVANAARAVLRDGIRLEVLGPSPAPIARLRGRYRFMCLLKGDDEEALRLASKAALAAGRGLPREVQMALDARPVNML
- the def gene encoding peptide deformylase translates to MALREVVQFPDPRLKKVSEPITEVTDEIRELARDMIDVMYDEPGIGLAAPQVGASVRMFVIDTDWTDDGNDRSPTVVINPVISDRAGKITWEEGCLSVPDYQATVERDATITLRGTDLDGNPIEEHAEGLRAVCIQHEYDHLDGILFIDRISRLKRSLYVKKRKKQLAEEQA
- a CDS encoding efflux RND transporter periplasmic adaptor subunit — its product is MNPISTANDVRRRLERSVVLALAAGCLAVFALACNDGAATTRGEPESVAPLPEARLRVRIDPVRLDALPTEDRITATVRAFHRATITAETQGRVLERVVEPGTEVEADGAILRLEDSRMVLELRRAEAQLSAARTVLAHAKREFARGDRLRKQNAISTQQHDDLEHAVDRARDERALAEVARDTAKRNLADTRITAPFAGTVDSIAVDVGDFVSAGTPVAVLVDLARVRIMGSVTAGEAARLVPGTTARVTFRDLGGEIFEAKLESVARVASSKDGTYAIELHMDDPSGRLRDGLVATVELPDADASPRLLTKRASLLRRSGHPEVFVIEGEGDAAVARSRRVRTGRSAGEWIEVLDGLNEGERVVWDGHFALGDGIAVVIDGEG
- a CDS encoding PEP-CTERM sorting domain-containing protein — its product is MKRLIPLLFVLLFPSAALAGPIESGVWLGLSSHPGGNQAPPAYGLRLDGLLTGDSSDVYTFDFDHARSDMNLFWDEDANTIQISGQSWGGLDAGSVYEHARVFTIDFTYRNVVDQEAQNRLQVNPAPSDSDHAALYTYGLSSGTITDGLTGRTYDLVDFAGRHGYTFRCVDEHRGADRSCYGWVNHSNAPGGLNQHLYASDWLFTVDAAEPVPEPSAALLFGLGAVVCGNAVRRRREA